Genomic segment of Candidatus Eremiobacterota bacterium:
GTCATCATGAACGCCGGTTCGGCCGTGGTGCTTCCCACCGTCATTGAGAAGGCCATAGCCGCGGCCAGGAACCTGGGCTGCAGGGTGGAAGGCTTTACCGGCATCAATATCGATTTTCTCAGGCAGTACCGCTCTCTCAACAACCCGGTGAACCGGGCGAAGGAGCTTGGAGGAAAGGGGTACAGCCTCACGGGCCACCATGAATTCATGATCCCCCTGATTGCCGCGGGAGTCATAGAAGAGCTCCGCAGGACAGCGGGCAACTGATTCCAGGATCGAGGAGATACCATATGATGCTTATTGAAAGGGAAAGAGCAAGGGAGCTTATTTTCAACTTCAGGGAAATCAGCATGCTGGTCCTTGGCGACAGCATGCTGGATCAATGGATCTGGGGGAAGGTGAACCGCATATCCCCTGAGGCCCCTGTACCCGTCGTGGAGGTTGATTATTACTCCTATTCACCGGGAGGGGCGGCAAACGTGGTAAACAACCTCTGCTCCCTCGGTGCCAGAAGCTCCATTGTGAGCATTATCGGTGAAGACGAATACGGTGTGAGGCTGAGACAGGAGCTTTCAGGGAGAGGCGTTGATGTCACGGGACTGGTAACAGACCCTTCAAGGCCCACAACGACCAAGTCAAGAATTATAGCGAACCATCAGCAGGTATGCAGGACTGATATCGAGAAACGCGACAGGATAAACGGTGGGATGACAGAGAAGCTCGGCGCGCACCTTGAAGAGAGCCTTGAAAAGCACAAGCTCGTGGTGATATCTGATTACAACAAGGGGCTGCTGAACGACGGGCTTGTTGGCAGGATAATGCAATGGAAGGCAAGAACGGGGGGCAAGGTCGTTGTGGGCCCGAAGCCGGAAAACATCGGCATCTTCAAGGGTGCCACCCTCATCGCTCTCAATGAAAAAGAAGCGGTGAGCGTTGCCGGCGAGAAGATTAACGACCAGGAGAGCCTTGGCAGGGTGGGGCAGACGATCCTCAGTGAATTCAAGAACGAGGCAGTGCTGATCACCAGGGGGGAGAAGGGAATGGCTCTCTTTACCGATAAAGGCGAAACTGCCAGCGTATCAGCCCTCGCAAGCGAGGTATTTGACGTGAGCGGGGCGGGCGATACGGTGCTCTCAGTGGTGGCCCTCTCGCTCCGGGCGGGCGCCTCGTTCAGGGAGGCCATGATCCTCTCCAATTTTGCCGCCGCCGTCGTCGTGAAGAAGGTAGGCACCGCCACCGTCTCAATCTCCGAGCTTATCGACGTGATTGACAAGCAGCATCTTTCAACCGCTTTCTGACAGGTGGCCCGGCCCCGGCGGCCAGGAGCGAGGTTTTTCCTTATGGGTAAAGAGAAGCTCAAGAGCCTCGAGGAACTCTCGGAGATTGTGGCCCGCTTCAAAGGTGAAGGCCTGAAGGTGGTCTTTACCAACGGCTGCTTTGACATACTTCATGTGGGCCATGTCAGGCTTCTTGCGGCGGCAAAGACCTTTGGTGACATCCTGATCGTGGGCCTCAACAGCGACAGCTCAGTGAAGCGCCTGAAAGGTGAAAAGAGGCCCATAGTGAGCGGTCCCGACAGGGCTGAGGTGCTCAGTGCCATTGAATCGGTGGATTATGTGGTGCTCTTTGAAGAGGACACCCCTGTAAGAGTGATAGGCGCCTTGAAGCCCCATGTGCACGTGAAGGGCGGCGATTATGACCTCGAGAAAATCCCTGAAGCGGAAGTGGTGCGCTCCTATGGAGGAGAGCTCAGGGCATTTTCCCTCGTGGACGGGCGCTCTTCCACAGATATCATAGAAAAAATCGGGGGGACGCTCATCTGAGGGCCCCCTGCCTTCCCGCAGGCTTCCCATACGGTATATGAATAAAACTGAGAAGCGCATATATGTCCTTGCCAACAGCCCCGGCGAGATAGCGGGGTGGCTCAGGCCTTCCGTAAAGGTGCTGAAAGAGCTTCTCCCCGAATACGGTATATCTGTCGTGCTCCTCCCCTGCGTCTTTGCCTCAGGCGGTGAAAAGTCCGTGGTCCAGGCCATCCCCGGAGTTGACGAGGTCATTCCCCCTGCCGGGTATCCCGCCCTCCTCCTCGACAGGAGCGGCAAGTCCAGCGCCGAGCTTCTCCATCTGGGCGGGGAGATTACCCTCACAGCATTCCTCGCCAGGTCATGGGAAGCCCCTGCATGGGCTTATCAATGGGGTAAGAAAAGCGTTGATCAGTACTTCCACGGCTATTTTGTCAAGACCGAGAGCGACAGGGAGGCCCTTGTCCGGAGCGGCATAAGCGGGAACAAGGCTTTTGTCGTAGGTGATCTCCTCGTGGACTCCGTGAAGGGTGCCCTCAAGGGAGACACCGTTCCCCGCGAGGAAGGCCCGGTTGAAGAGATATGCTTCATGGCGGGAAGCCGCCTCAAGGAGCTCCGCACGCTTCTCCCCTTTTACCTGGAGATTTCAAAGTACCTGAGGGAGAAATTCCCGGCCGTGAAGTTCAAGGCCCTCATCTCTCCCTTTGTGGACTGGCAGCAGTTTGCCGGGGACCGGGAACTTCTCCCTGTGAGGCAGTTCGGGGGGCTGAGGGGAATCATTGACGAGAAAGAGGAATACCTCCGCTCTGATGAGGGCCTGGCCATCCGCCTTGTGAGGGAGAATCACCTTGACGAGCTTGCAGGCTCCGATTTCGTCATCACCATTCCCGGGACCAAGACCGGCGAGGCGGGGTGCCTTGGCAGGCCCATGGTGGTCCTCCTTCCTCTTAACAGGCCTGAGGAAATTCCCTACATAGGGATTGTGGGGCTCCTGGACTGGCTTCCTCTCCTTGGGCGCCTCCTGAAAGCTCCCCTTATCAGGAGAATTGCAAAAACCCTGGGAGCCGTGGCCCAGCCCAATATCCTGGCGCGCCGCGAGATCGTGCCAGAGATCAAGGGTGTCCTCGAGGCCCGCCAGGTTGCCGGGCAGGTAATGACCTTGATGGCTGATCAAGAGGCTCTCGCAAAGATGAGAGGAGACCTCAAGGAGCTTTACCGCCCCTTTGAAGGGGCCACTGAGCGCATGATAAGGATATTCGCAAAGTCAGCGAGACCTGACCTGGACAGTGAGACTCCCTGTTTCTCCCTTGTCATCTGCACAAGAAACAGGAAAGAGCTCCTTGAGGGTGCCATAAAGACCCTTGATGACCAGAAGTTCCCTTCCGCCGGCTATGAGATACTTGTCGTCGATGACGGCTCCGAGGATGGCACCGACGAGCTGGTCATGACGATGAAGACCCGGTGTGCACTCAGGTATCTCAAGCGTACATGGGGCGGAAGGGCTGCCACAAGGAATTACGGGATACAGGAAGCCCGCGGCGACGTCATAATCTTTGTCGATGACGATATTCTTGCGCCGCCGGACTTCATCGCCGAGCATGCAAGGTTTCACAGGATGTTCCCCAGGGCTGTCGTGAGGGGACCTATCATCAATATAGACAGGTACGAGTTTCCCCGCGACATCAAGGCGGGCCTTACCGATTTCTCTCAGGCTTTCTTCTGCACCTGCAACGTCTCTGTTCCCAGGAGAGAACTTCAGGATGTGGGGGGGTTTGATGAGAGCTTCGTAGAATATGGATATGAGGACAATGAGGTGGGCTGGCGCCTCCGCCAGAGGGGGCTCAAAGCCAGGTTCAACACGAAGGCCATCATTTATCATTACAAGCCGCGGAAGAGGGAGGAGGATCTCCCGGCGATGATCAGGACGGCCCAGGAGCTTGCCCGCTCGGCGGTGATGTATTATGAGAAGCATCCCGACCTGAAGGTGCGGCTTGCCACAGGCATCAATTCGCTCTATTTTCTGAAGCAGTCACTTTTTGCAGGCCCTTTTTTCAAGAATCGATGGGTCAGGAAATGGAAAAAGCTCGTGCATGGCGGCACGAACAGCGAAATGCTCGCCGTGGAGAAGAAGATTTTCGGCTATTATTACGCGGAAACCCTCAGGGAGGAACTTAAAAAGAAAGGACTGTTATAAGCGATGAAAGTCTCGGTGCAGATTTGTTCCAGAAACAGGGAGGATCTTCTCAAGAGATCGCTTGTGGCGCTCTTTAAACAGAATTTTCCAAAGGACCAGTATGAGATTATCGTGGTCGATGACGGCTCTGAAGACGGCACCTCTGATATGGTGAGGTCCCTCAGCGGGCCCTGTTCTCTCCGCCTTATCACCCAGGGTCATGACGGGCTCTCAATCGGAAGAAACCGCGGCATTAAAAGCGCCGTGGGCGATTACGTCCTTTTCATCGATGATGACATAATAGCCGACGAGAACCTCATAGCGGAGCATATGCGCTTTCACCGCATACATCCCCGCAGCGTGGTGAAAGGGTGGGTCAATCACACCTCAGAGCTGGACAGGAAGGTGCCGCAGTTCACCATTGCCGATTTCTGCACCGCCTTCTTCTGGACGAGCAATGTTTCCATCGCAAGGAAATATCTGCTTGAAGTGGGCCTTTTCGACGAGGATTTCAGGGAGTACGGGTGGGAGGACCTGGAACTGGGCCTGCGCCTGAGAAACTACGGCCTCGTGAGCCGCTACAACAAGAAAGCCATAGTCTTTCATTACAAGAGCAAGTGGAAGAAAAGCGACATTCCCCGGCTGATAGAGCAGACGAAGGCGAAGGGGAGGACGGCCCTCATATTTCTTGCCAAGCATCCCGGTATGCGCGTGCGGTTTGCCACGTCGCTTTACGGCTCGCGCCTGCTGATGAACGACCTTTTCAACTGGCAGGACAAGGGCATCGATTTCTGCGAAAGGGTGATATCGGAGCAGGACGACGGCAAGGAGCTCACAGGCTTCGCCCTTATGTGTGCAAGAAACCTTGTGAGCTTTTACTACTTCAACGAGATCAAAAAATCCCTTACCCCGGGAGGGTAGGAAAGGGAGAGAGTGGCCATTAACCCCCTGCCCAGGAACATAGCGGTGGTGAGGCTTGATGCCCTGGGTGACACCATACTCACCATCCCTCTGCTGGACAGCCTCAGGAAGCTCGTCCCCGGGGCCCGGATCGTGGTCATCGCCTCACCAAGGGGATACCCTGCCCTCAAGGACAGCCATTCTGTTGACGAAGTCCTTGTCATTGAGCCTGGAGAGCTCACCTGGACAAGGATGAGAACTGTTGCGGGGCAGCTCAGGGAGAGAAACATAGCCCTTTCCATAAATGTGACGGAAAAACTGGGAGGCTACCTCATCCCCTTCATGGCCCCCGTGCCCGCCAGGATAGGCTTCAATCCCGGATTTATCCAGCCAGTCAAGGAGTGCATCTGCCAGGCTCTGCTGACCCATAAGATCCATTATATGAACGATCCCTCCAGGCCCGGGGGGGAGCATGAAATAGAAAGGCAGCACAGGCTTCTTGAGCCCCTTGGCGGGGAGGGGAGCCCCGGTCCCTACCGTATTGCCATTGACGAGGAGCACGGGAAGTGGGCCAGGGAGTTCCTTGGCGCCGCCTGCGGCGGCGCGGCAGTGCCGGTAGCGCTCCATCTTTCAAACAAGTGGCTTGATGACGGCGGGAGCGATGACTTCCTGAGAATTCTTGCCGGGGAGCTGCAGAAAATGAGCCATCTTGTCCTCACCTATGGCCCTGCGGAAAAAGCCTGGGCAGAGCCCTTTGCGGCCTCTCTCGGCCAGGAGCGCCTCACGGTGTTCCATGATCCTTCCTATCTGAGGTGGGCGTCGGTGCTCTCCCTCACCAAGGCGCTTGTCACCATGGATACCTCTGCCGGCCACGTGGCCGCCGGTGTCTCTCTGCCTGTCGTGGATGTCTTTCCTTCCCTTTACTTTGCCCATTGCACGGAAAGGTGGCACCCTTGGAGGGTTGCGCATAGATTGGTCGAAAAGAAATCATTGCAGGAGGTAAGCGGCAGGGAAAAAGAGGAGAGGCAGGAGGAACTGCTTGCCCATATCATGAAAGCCCTTCAGGAGCTTCTGCAATGCCAGAATTCATAAGCGTAGTCATCCCCACCTTCAACAGGAGGGAGACCCTCAGGGTGATCCTCCCTGCTCTTGCCATGCAGACCTATTCCCGTGACCTCTACGAGATTATCCTGGTTGACAACGGATCCAGTGACGGCACCGATGAGATGATCCACGCCCTGAGGCTGCCTAACCTCCGATACATCGTCCAGGAGAACAGCGGCCGCTCGGGAGCGCGGAACAGGGGCATAAGGGAGGCACAGGGCACCCTGGTGCTTTTCACCGATGCCGATATCATTCCCGACAGGCGCCTTCTCGAGAGCCATGCCCGCTTCTACGATTCCCACAGGAATTCGGCCGTGGTGGGCTGCGAGGTTCAGGTCAACACGCTTGAGGAATACGAGGCTGTCAGGGATCACAGAGGCCTCTGGAGAACCCTTCACCCTGACCGCAGAACCAGGCTCTCGTGGCTTTATTTCCTCACGGGGAATGCCCTCGTGGAGAAAGCCACCCTTGTCAGGGTGGGGATGTTTGATGAGAATTTCACCGGGTACGGCCATGAAGACCTTGAGCTGGGCTACCGGATAGAAAAGAGCGGGACTCCCATCCTTTATAACCATAAGGCCGTGAATTATCACTGGCATCCCGTGTCATTCGATGAGCAGTGCAGCAAGATGCACCTGGCAGGCATCTCTACAGTACGCTTTCACCGCAAGCACAGGGACTTTCAGATCAAGCTCCGGCTCGGCATGACGCCTCTCTCCCTGGGCATGCACTCCCTTTTGGCCGGCGACGGCTGGCTTATGAAAGCCTGCGAGCGGAGCAAGGGCTCATCGCCTCTCTGCAAGGACATTGTGCTTCAGCATCATTATCTCAATGGCATCAAGGAGGCGCTCTCCCTGGAGGCTGCTGCCGGGCCGTTTCCCCGTGACGGGAGCCGGGAATGACGGCTTCTGAAAAGGAACAGTTCCAGAATATTCTTGTCATCAGGCTTGACAAAGTGGGCGACCTGCTCCTTTCCACGCCCTTTCTGCGCAACCTCCGGGAATGCTATCCCCACTCGCACATTGCCGTGCTGGTGAAGCCCTATACGAGGGAGGTGCTTCTCGGCAACCCCCATGTCGATGAAATAATAGTCCACCATCATGGTGACTCCCTGATTCGGGCTCTCATGGCGGCATCGCCTCTCAGGAGCAGGCCCTGGGACATGGCCGTGGCTCTCTCTCCCACGGTGATCTCCTACGTGACGGCAATGCTTTCCGGCGCCAGGGAGCGTGCTGGCTATACCTACTCAAGAAGAATCGCTGCCCGGCTCATAGCTGCTGCTACGCTCACAAGCTACAGGGTGCTTGCCATAGATGAGGCTCTCGCCGGTGGTGAAGCGATCCCCCATGAAGTCCGGCAGACCTTTACCATTCTCGAGGAAATGGGGTGGAATCCCGGCGATTATCCCCTGGAAGTCTATCCAGGCAGAGAGGCGGGCGATTATGCCGCCGGGCTCATAGGAAAATCCGCTCCGGGAAAGAAATTAATAGGAATCCATCTCTCCTGGAAGTGGCTCACCCCTCCGTGGACCGCTCATGACATGCTCACCTTCATAAGGAAGGTGGCGGCTGACTATAAGGAATACGGCGTCCTGGTAACTTACGGCCCCGAGGAGGAGCATGTGGCGGAAGAGATGGAGAGGGACTTCCTCAATGAGGGGAATGTGTTTTTCGCAGGGGGCCTGGCCTTCAGGCAGTGGGCTGCCCTTATAGGCCGGTGCAGCATATTTTTCTCGACCGATACGGGCTCCCTTCACTGTGCCGCAGCGATGGGAGTCCCCACGGTGTGCCTTTATGAAAAGAGGACCTTTACCCACTGCTCACAACAGTGGGCGCCCTGGAAAATTCCGGCAGTGATTATAGAAAAGGATGACCCTTCGGGTACCATAGAAAGGCTGATTGAGGGATGCAAAAAATTACTCAAGGAGACTGTAAGCCATGAAACAAGACGCGGAGAAATATAAGAGAACCCATACCTGCGGTGCCCTTGCAAGAAAGGACAGCGGCGGTACTGTCACGCTTGCCGGATGGATCAACCGGCGCAGAGATTTGGGAGGGCTCATATTCATTGACCTGCGGGACCGCCATGGCATGACCCAGGTGGTTTTCAACCCCCAGCAGAATGAGGAAGTCTTCCGGATGGCGGAGAATCTCAAGGCGGAATATGTCATTGCCATAAAGGGCACCGTTACAGATCGCCCCGAGGGGACCTGCAACCGCAACCTGGCAACAGGCGAGATAGAAGTGCATGCCACGGAGCTCTCCATCATAAACCCTTCCAAGGTGCCTCCTTTTAACATGGCAGAGGGCCTGAGCCTTGATGAGACTCTCAGGCTGAAATACCGCTATCTCGATCTCCGAAGGCCCGGCATGGTTGCGCGGATGGTGCTCCGCCACCGCGCCGCCAAGGTGGTGAGGGACTATTTTGACGGCGAGGGATTCCTGGAAATAGAGACTCCCATGCTGGTGAGGAGCACTCCTGAGGGCGCAAGGGACTACCTTGTACCGAGCCGTGTCAATCAGGGGAAATTTTATGCCCTTCCCCAGTCCCCCCAGCTCTTCAAGCAGCTCCTGATGGTGGGCGGGATCGACAGGTATTTTCAGATTGCCCGGTGTTTCAGGGATGAGGATCTCAGGGCTGACAGGCAGCCCGAGTTTACTCAGATTGATATGGAAATGTCCTTTGTCACACGGGAGGATGTCTTTGACACCATAGAGAGGATGCTTTTCCAGGTCTTTGAAAAGGCAAAGTCAGTGGAGCTTCAGACTCCCTTCCCCCGTATCTCTTATACCGATGCAATCAACCGCTACGGCACAGACAAGCCCGATCTGCGGTTCGGTATGGAGATAACGGACATCACCTCTGTGGTGTCCGGTGTGAAATTCGAGGTTTTTGAAAAGACGCGGGAGGGAGGGGGAAAGGTAAAGGCCATCAAGCTCCCCGGCCATTCCCATCTTTCAAGGAAGGAAATAGAGGAGCTGGTGAACATGGCGAAGACAGCAGGCCTCTCAGGCCTGCTCACCATAGCCTTTACGCCGGGCGGGGTGAAGTCCTTCCTCACCAGGTTCATCGATCCTGAATGCATGGAGTCTCTCAGGAAGGCCATGGGTGCCGTTGAGGGCGACCTTCTCCTTATTGCCGCCGGTGAGACAGCAAAGGTTTCCGAGGGCCTTGGAAAGCTCAGGCTTGACATGGCGGCAAAGTATAAGCTGAAGCCGGTGGTTGACTTCAGCTTCCTCTGGGTGGTGGACTTCCCCCTTTACAAGTTCAACGCCGAAGAGAACCGCATTGAGGCGGAGCACCATCCCTTCACGTCGCCGCTCCCGGAGGATGTGCACCTTATGGACACTGATCCTCTCAAGGTGAGAGCTAATGCCTATGATATCGTTCTTAACGGCGTGGAGCTGGGAAGCGGGAGCGTCCGCATCCATAACCGCGAGATGCAGGAGAAGGT
This window contains:
- a CDS encoding PfkB family carbohydrate kinase — protein: MMLIERERARELIFNFREISMLVLGDSMLDQWIWGKVNRISPEAPVPVVEVDYYSYSPGGAANVVNNLCSLGARSSIVSIIGEDEYGVRLRQELSGRGVDVTGLVTDPSRPTTTKSRIIANHQQVCRTDIEKRDRINGGMTEKLGAHLEESLEKHKLVVISDYNKGLLNDGLVGRIMQWKARTGGKVVVGPKPENIGIFKGATLIALNEKEAVSVAGEKINDQESLGRVGQTILSEFKNEAVLITRGEKGMALFTDKGETASVSALASEVFDVSGAGDTVLSVVALSLRAGASFREAMILSNFAAAVVVKKVGTATVSISELIDVIDKQHLSTAF
- the rfaE2 gene encoding D-glycero-beta-D-manno-heptose 1-phosphate adenylyltransferase, translated to MGKEKLKSLEELSEIVARFKGEGLKVVFTNGCFDILHVGHVRLLAAAKTFGDILIVGLNSDSSVKRLKGEKRPIVSGPDRAEVLSAIESVDYVVLFEEDTPVRVIGALKPHVHVKGGDYDLEKIPEAEVVRSYGGELRAFSLVDGRSSTDIIEKIGGTLI
- a CDS encoding glycosyltransferase, whose product is MNKTEKRIYVLANSPGEIAGWLRPSVKVLKELLPEYGISVVLLPCVFASGGEKSVVQAIPGVDEVIPPAGYPALLLDRSGKSSAELLHLGGEITLTAFLARSWEAPAWAYQWGKKSVDQYFHGYFVKTESDREALVRSGISGNKAFVVGDLLVDSVKGALKGDTVPREEGPVEEICFMAGSRLKELRTLLPFYLEISKYLREKFPAVKFKALISPFVDWQQFAGDRELLPVRQFGGLRGIIDEKEEYLRSDEGLAIRLVRENHLDELAGSDFVITIPGTKTGEAGCLGRPMVVLLPLNRPEEIPYIGIVGLLDWLPLLGRLLKAPLIRRIAKTLGAVAQPNILARREIVPEIKGVLEARQVAGQVMTLMADQEALAKMRGDLKELYRPFEGATERMIRIFAKSARPDLDSETPCFSLVICTRNRKELLEGAIKTLDDQKFPSAGYEILVVDDGSEDGTDELVMTMKTRCALRYLKRTWGGRAATRNYGIQEARGDVIIFVDDDILAPPDFIAEHARFHRMFPRAVVRGPIINIDRYEFPRDIKAGLTDFSQAFFCTCNVSVPRRELQDVGGFDESFVEYGYEDNEVGWRLRQRGLKARFNTKAIIYHYKPRKREEDLPAMIRTAQELARSAVMYYEKHPDLKVRLATGINSLYFLKQSLFAGPFFKNRWVRKWKKLVHGGTNSEMLAVEKKIFGYYYAETLREELKKKGLL
- a CDS encoding glycosyltransferase; this encodes MKVSVQICSRNREDLLKRSLVALFKQNFPKDQYEIIVVDDGSEDGTSDMVRSLSGPCSLRLITQGHDGLSIGRNRGIKSAVGDYVLFIDDDIIADENLIAEHMRFHRIHPRSVVKGWVNHTSELDRKVPQFTIADFCTAFFWTSNVSIARKYLLEVGLFDEDFREYGWEDLELGLRLRNYGLVSRYNKKAIVFHYKSKWKKSDIPRLIEQTKAKGRTALIFLAKHPGMRVRFATSLYGSRLLMNDLFNWQDKGIDFCERVISEQDDGKELTGFALMCARNLVSFYYFNEIKKSLTPGG
- a CDS encoding glycosyltransferase family 9 protein, which translates into the protein MAINPLPRNIAVVRLDALGDTILTIPLLDSLRKLVPGARIVVIASPRGYPALKDSHSVDEVLVIEPGELTWTRMRTVAGQLRERNIALSINVTEKLGGYLIPFMAPVPARIGFNPGFIQPVKECICQALLTHKIHYMNDPSRPGGEHEIERQHRLLEPLGGEGSPGPYRIAIDEEHGKWAREFLGAACGGAAVPVALHLSNKWLDDGGSDDFLRILAGELQKMSHLVLTYGPAEKAWAEPFAASLGQERLTVFHDPSYLRWASVLSLTKALVTMDTSAGHVAAGVSLPVVDVFPSLYFAHCTERWHPWRVAHRLVEKKSLQEVSGREKEERQEELLAHIMKALQELLQCQNS
- a CDS encoding glycosyltransferase family 2 protein, encoding MPEFISVVIPTFNRRETLRVILPALAMQTYSRDLYEIILVDNGSSDGTDEMIHALRLPNLRYIVQENSGRSGARNRGIREAQGTLVLFTDADIIPDRRLLESHARFYDSHRNSAVVGCEVQVNTLEEYEAVRDHRGLWRTLHPDRRTRLSWLYFLTGNALVEKATLVRVGMFDENFTGYGHEDLELGYRIEKSGTPILYNHKAVNYHWHPVSFDEQCSKMHLAGISTVRFHRKHRDFQIKLRLGMTPLSLGMHSLLAGDGWLMKACERSKGSSPLCKDIVLQHHYLNGIKEALSLEAAAGPFPRDGSRE
- a CDS encoding glycosyltransferase family 9 protein, yielding MTASEKEQFQNILVIRLDKVGDLLLSTPFLRNLRECYPHSHIAVLVKPYTREVLLGNPHVDEIIVHHHGDSLIRALMAASPLRSRPWDMAVALSPTVISYVTAMLSGARERAGYTYSRRIAARLIAAATLTSYRVLAIDEALAGGEAIPHEVRQTFTILEEMGWNPGDYPLEVYPGREAGDYAAGLIGKSAPGKKLIGIHLSWKWLTPPWTAHDMLTFIRKVAADYKEYGVLVTYGPEEEHVAEEMERDFLNEGNVFFAGGLAFRQWAALIGRCSIFFSTDTGSLHCAAAMGVPTVCLYEKRTFTHCSQQWAPWKIPAVIIEKDDPSGTIERLIEGCKKLLKETVSHETRRGEI
- the aspS gene encoding aspartate--tRNA ligase, whose protein sequence is MKQDAEKYKRTHTCGALARKDSGGTVTLAGWINRRRDLGGLIFIDLRDRHGMTQVVFNPQQNEEVFRMAENLKAEYVIAIKGTVTDRPEGTCNRNLATGEIEVHATELSIINPSKVPPFNMAEGLSLDETLRLKYRYLDLRRPGMVARMVLRHRAAKVVRDYFDGEGFLEIETPMLVRSTPEGARDYLVPSRVNQGKFYALPQSPQLFKQLLMVGGIDRYFQIARCFRDEDLRADRQPEFTQIDMEMSFVTREDVFDTIERMLFQVFEKAKSVELQTPFPRISYTDAINRYGTDKPDLRFGMEITDITSVVSGVKFEVFEKTREGGGKVKAIKLPGHSHLSRKEIEELVNMAKTAGLSGLLTIAFTPGGVKSFLTRFIDPECMESLRKAMGAVEGDLLLIAAGETAKVSEGLGKLRLDMAAKYKLKPVVDFSFLWVVDFPLYKFNAEENRIEAEHHPFTSPLPEDVHLMDTDPLKVRANAYDIVLNGVELGSGSVRIHNREMQEKVFRITGISEEEAYEKFGFLLSAFEFGAPPHGGIALGLDRLVAIMAGTESIREVLAFPKNQSAICPLTGAPVEATPDQLKLLKISVCEPSS